In Oncorhynchus kisutch isolate 150728-3 linkage group LG5, Okis_V2, whole genome shotgun sequence, a genomic segment contains:
- the LOC109890102 gene encoding T-box brain protein 1, producing the protein MTNLSDADDFIDSEDSFGDGDKGSSRQSAQETVCDNRHNFHGSTEGPYPSSQPSPSQAQSASAASPGTMFPHRTLHGATYPALAITSSGHYMAHHPVVTQGSYNSLLTNTSPQGFPAPGYFYAQPYGHGHQGGAFHKTSAMQTGMVFGKAQVYLCNRALWLTFHRHQTEMIITKQGRRMFPFLSFNISGLDPTANYNIFVDVSLADPNHWRFQGGQWVPCGKAESNGTGNKAYMHPDSPNTGAHWMRQEISFGKLKLANNKGALESAGQMVVVQSLHRYQPRLNVVEVHEDGAENASQPRQSFTFPETQFVAVTAYQNTDITQLKIDHNPFAKGFRDNYDKIYTGYDSDRLTPSPSDSTYAQFVPGARYALANSFLQHQFVSTYAKSCFRPSAGATSGLDYNVPLTNSMLSPQTSEEDTMAASPRWFVTPTNNRLDYASRTNDATGNTATLLSYATAGKALQLSATDSSGRALTYYAEPTDFAPTSPQYCGASSPALSCWTNGHAIGTADFDEVLSLSKESLPTSVSEDAKPQDISESSWIETS; encoded by the exons ATGACAAATCTGTCAGACGCAGACGACTTTATCGACTCGGAGGACTCATTTGGTGACGGCGACAAGGGAAGCAGTAGGCAGTCTGCTCAAGAGACCGTCTGCGACAATCGTCATAACTTCCATGGATCTACGGAGGGACCGTATCCCTCGTCTCAGCCCAGCCCCAGCCAAGCTCAGTCCGCGTCTGCTGCCTCGCCTGGTACCATGTTCCCACACCGGACACTGCACGGAGCCACCTACCCGGCCCTCGCCATCACCAGTTCGGGTCACTACATGGCACACCATCCTGTGGTCACGCAAGGCTCATATAATAGCCTCTTGACCAATACGTCACCTCAAGGCTTCCCAGCGCCCGGATATTTTTACGCTCAGCCATACGGGCATGGCCACCAAGGAGGTGCTTTCCACAAGACCTCAGCAATGCAAACCGGGATGGTTTTTGGTAAAGCGCAAGTTTATCTCTGCAATAGGGCTCTGTGGCTCACGTTTCACAGGCACCAAACAGAGATGATCATCACTAAACAGGGGCG ACGAATGTTTCCATTCCTGAGCTTTAATATATCTGGACTTGATCCGACGGcaaattacaatatttttgtgGACGTCAGTCTCGCGGACCCTAATCACTGGCGGTTCCAAGGAGGACAGTGGGTACCCTGCGGTAAAGCGGAGTCAAATGGGACAG GGAACAAGGCCTACATGCATCCAGACTCTCCGAACACCGGCGCGCACTGGATGCGTCAAGAAATTTCTTTTGGAAAACTGAAGTTGGCAAATAATAAAGGGGCATTGGAAAGTGCAGGGCAG ATGGTTGTCGTTCAGTCCCTCCATAGGTACCAACCCCGTCTTAATGTGGTCGAGGTGCACGAGGATGGGGCCGAGAACGCCAGTCAACCCAGACAGTCATTTACGTTCCCCGAGACGCAATTCGTTGCAGTCACAGCATACCAGAACACAGAC ATAACACAGCTGAAAATAGACCACAATCCTTTCGCAAAAGGTTTTCGGGACAATTATGACAA AATCTACACAGGCTACGATAGTGACCGGTTGACGCCATCGCCGAGTGACTCGACCTACGCCCAGTTTGTGCCCGGTGCCAGATATGCACTTGCTAATTCTTTCCTTCAGCACCAATTCGTCAGCACTTATGCCAAGTCCTGTTTCCGCCCTAGCGCAGGAGCTACGTCTGGACTAGACTATAACGTTCCCTTAACTAACAGCATGCTGTCACCGCAAACCAGCGAGGAGGACACGATGGCGGCATCCCCGAGATGGTTTGTGACACCGACCAACAACAGACTGGACTATGCCTCCCGCACAAATGACGCGACTGGAAACACGGCAACTTTGCTGTCATATGCAACAGCTGGAAAGGCACTACAGCTGTCCGCAACGGACAGTTCGGGTAGAGCCCTTACTTATTACGCAGAACCAACGGATTTTGCGCCTACCTCACCCCAGTATTGCGGTGCGTCTAGCCCGGCTCTGTCCTGCTGGACTAATGGACACGCTATTGGTACTGCGGACTTTGACGAGGTCCTCTCACTTTCAAAGGAGAGTTTGCCAACGAGTGTCTCTGAAGACGCAAAACCACAAGATATCTCGGAGTCTAGTTGGATAGAGACATCATAA
- the LOC109890595 gene encoding 26S proteasome non-ATPase regulatory subunit 14, with protein sequence MDRLLRLGGGMPGLGQGPPTDAPAVDTAEQVYISSLALLKMLKHGRAGVPMEVMGLMLGEFVDDYTVRVIDVFAMPQSGTGVSVEAVDPVFQAKMLDMLKQTGRPEMVVGWYHSHPGFGCWLSGVDINTQQSFEALSERAVAVVVDPIQSVKGKVVIDAFRLINANMMVLGHEPRQTTSNLGHLNKPSIQALIHGLNRHYYSITINYRKNELEQKMLLNLHKKSWMEGLTLQDYSEHCKLNENIVKEMLELAKNYNKAVEEEDKMTPEQLAIKNVGKQDPKRHLEEHVDVLMTSNIVQCLAAMLDTVVFQ encoded by the exons ATGGATAGGCTGCTGAGGCTTGGAGGAGGAATGCCTGGACTGGGTCAG GGCCCACCTACAGACGCCCCCGCCGTAGACACTGCAGAGCAGGTGTACATCTCCTCACTGGCACTGCTCAAG ATGCTGAAGCACGGGCGTGCTGGTGTGCCCATGGAGGTCATGGGTTTGATGCTGGGCGAGTTTGTGGACGACTACACTGTGCGAGTGATTGACGTGTTCGCCATGCCGCAGTCAGGAACT GGTGTCAGTGTGGAGGCCGTGGACCCCGTCTTCCAAGCTAAAATGTTGGATATGCTTAAGCAGACTGGCAG ACCAGAGATGGTGGTGGGCTGGTACCACAGTCACCCCGGGTTTGGCTGCTGGCTGTCCGGCGTTGACATCAACACCCAGCAGAGTTTCGAAGCCCTGTCGGAGAGAGCCGTGGCCGTGGTGGTGGACCCCATCCAGAGCGTCAAAGGAAAG GTTGTTATCGATGCGTTCCGGCTGATCAATGCCAACATGATGGTTCTGGGACACGAGCCCAGGCAAACCACCTCCAACCTGGGGCATCTGAACAAGCCCTCCATCCAG GCTCTGATCCATGGACTGAACAGGCATTACTACTCCATCACCATCAACTACAGGAAAAATGAACTCGAGCAAAAG ATGCTGTTGAACCTGCACAAGAAGAGCTGGATGGAGGGCCTGACCCTGCAGGACTACAGCGAGCACTGCAAGCTCAACGAGAACATCGTCAAGGAGATGCTGGAGCTGGCCAAGAACTACAACAAG GCGGTCGAAGAAGAGGATAAGATGACCCCTGAGCAGCTGGCCATCAAGAATGTCGGAAAGCAG GATCCCAAGAGGCACCTGGAGGAGCACGTCGACGTCCTGATGACGTCCAACATTGTTCAGTGCCTAGCCGCCATGTTGGATACTGTGGTCTTTCAGTGA
- the LOC116374163 gene encoding motile sperm domain-containing protein 2-like — MISTTVTLVSFISICLRQVYLAQDGDNDGSIRWKGSRRPTITFKGTLLYISPDDLCFGHREGEKRCLIMLSTVTKNQVAFKVRTTAPEKYRVKPSSSSCGAGESMEITVSLHGGFLCSPQDRFLIMAAEMEPRSGGGSADLAQFWKGVPKAKIMEHRLRCRMLEGIKSALSPLTDRSHKMEINGYQDKHTMVFQ; from the exons ATGATATCAACAACAGTAACATTAGTGTCTTTTATTTCTATTTGTCTGAGGCAGGTATACTTGGCACAGGATGGGGACAATGATGGCTCCATCAGATGGAAAGGATCCCGTAGGCCAACCATCACTTTCAAAGGCACCTTACTCTATATCAG tCCTGATGATTTGTGCTTTGGCCacagagagggtgagaagagATGTCTGATCATGCTTAGTACTGTCACCAAAAACCAAGTGGCCTTCAAG GTGCGTACCACAGCCCCAGAGAAGTACAGGGTGAAGCCAAGCAGTAGCAGTTGTGGGGCGGGCGAGAGTATGGAAATCACTGTGTCCCTGCATGGAG GGTTCCTGTGTTCTCCTCAGGATCGCTTCTTAATCATGGCTGCTGAGATGGAGCCACGTAGCGGTGGGGGGAGCGCAGACCTCGCCCAGTTCTGGAAGGGTGTCCCAAAGGCTAAAATAATGGAGCACAG GCTGCGGTGTCGCATGCTGGAGGGCATCAAGTCGGCACTCAGCCCTTTGACTGACAGGTCTCACAAAATGGAGATCAATGGCTACCAAGACAAGCACACCATG GTCTTTCAGTAG